GATGTAACTTCATCTCTAGGGATCTCCTTGAAGCGTCAGGCATTGATGATGCAGTAACGGTAAGATGTTTTATAGCCCTTCTCATATATTTAAAGTCATGTTTATGATGGAAGGTTATATCATGGCTTGTCTCTTCAGAGAATTCATTCATCGGAAGCTTCTGTGGGACATAGTTACAATCTGATTGACATAAGAACACGTAAAATTCGCAATGTTGAAACTGCATCAATGAACCGGATTTCAGTTAGAGAGGTTGGAGCAACACCATTTTTCCGTGCAAACATGTATCTCCATCTTCCTGTCCAGCAGGTATGCAGTGAGGCACATCTGGATATGTGGCTCCATCATTTTATGCTGAAGCACCACGCCTCCACACCAAACAAGCCAACCATATGTTCACCACTTTACAAATATTTCTCAAATACACACCAGCAATCTAATGCTGGGTCTGACAATTTTTCCGGTGTGGTGAACCTCCTTGCTCACTTGGAGTGGTGGCATGGCAGCTCATATGACAGATGCAGTTTTAGCAGATATacctaaacaaaaattttaattgatcaaattatCTACTCCAATGGAAAAATAATATCATGGATTTTGTTTGAAGGTACAAGATGACAACTCCATAAGCAGGCAAAGAAGAGCACTTGTGCTaccaaaaacatcaaaaaacGAATTCCTGTCACTTCTTGGAGATATGGCTGACACAAAATACCCGATCTACATGACAGGTAATTTGAAGCGTATTTGACTACCTTCTGTTGAATAATTACTCTCCTAAAATGACCCTTTATGCCATATTCTCAGGTCCAATACTTTACACACTATGTACGGCTGTAATAGATCTGGATGAACAAACATTCTCTATTATTGAAGGGAATCCAAAGAAAGGAGAAGCTTCTCATGTCTTCACTATGTCATCAAAAGAGTTCAAGATGCCACAATAAAAGCTCTTAGCTGCctcttcattttccataatTGGAGGAAGGAGGAACTCATTTCTTGAGGCCCTTAAAGTGGTTCATAGAGGCCTAGCATGTGGCCATCAATACATCGCATGGCTGCAACCTGATCCCATGCAAATTATAAAAGACCTTCATATCTTGAATAAAGAGACTAAAATGAAGTTGAAGATGTCTATAGAGATTTAAGGGCATTACCTTTCCATGAATTTCATATTTGATGGGACCATCTAGTTCAGCTCCCAATGTCATCAATTTTGTCACTGTTCTGTTAATATCAGTCACTGTGAATGATAAAAGTGAAGAGTATCCGTTCTGCACAACATGGTCACTGTAAAACTGGATTAGCAGCTGGCATGTTCAACCATAGTGGAAGCCAAAGCATTTCTAGGAAAATTATTATCTTAGAAACTCGTTTTTCCCGCTGTCCCTTAGGTCAAGTAGTCAATCAAaacttcaaaatattttgtgacACCAGGCAAGAATGCCAAAACTATTTGGTACCTAATTGGCAAATCAccaataatgaaaaacaatggttcccaaaaaaacaaacaaaataatgaaaaaccaaactACCAGTGAACTTGAATGGAATGTAATGATTATAGGGTATTGACATTCAAATTAGTTTGAAAGTTGACatgtagtttttctttttcttttttgttaattggtaattacacaaattttatggttcttgatcttatGGCCTCATTCTCGACCTTGTTCTTACATGGAGAGGAGATATCATTTGAACTCAACCTCATTAGCGGACACACTACTTTTTACATAAGGTGTGTATAGTAAACATGGCTAAATACCAATACTACATCACTAGATGAAGCATATCTTGGAAGCCCATTCAAACTAGAGAATATGCATCCTTTGGAGACCACAATACCCACTAGAACAGATGTATCCTTCTTCAGAAACAGAGACCCCAAAAAAAACTCTTGTTGTATCTTTTAATAGGTACCTAGAAAGCATTATTTTGAGAGCAACGCAAAGAACGCCAAATtccaattttatgttttgtgcAGAACCTTCCATTGACTTCTCTTACGTGGCGTTTGGTACAGGGTAATATTTTAGGTCGAACTGTCCATGGGTCGGGTTAGGTCGATTTTGGACCCAACCCAGACTCAACCCGCTGGAAAAATCGATCGAGTTGGTTTCGGGTGTGGGTGAACGTCGGTCTGGCTGGGTGGGTTGCCGGAATAAAAAAAGCATcaaaatctagaaaaaaaaaaatttttccGGAATTTGGAAAACTAGCCggattttgcatttttttcgcTAAAAATTGCTGGGATTTGGCTGGATCCCCTCGAATCCAAGCTTGACCTCGCCGGATCTACTCGAATCTAAGCTTGATAGCGCTGGATCTCCTCGAATCTAAGCTCGATCTTAAAATATGGTCGAGATCTCGCCAGATCTCCTCGAATTTAAGCTTGATCTCGCCAAGGTTGGCTATAATATCGGTCGGGTCGGGTGGCTcgggttttggagaagaaaactgCCACTCGACCCACCAACGTCGGGTTTTGGGCGCGGAAACCCATAACCGACTGACAGGAGCGTCGGTTCGGCAGATGTGGGTCAGGTCTGGACACCCCTAATTTTAGGATTCCcagaaatgtttaaaaattctcatattttgttacaaattacactagggaatcagatgctaGGAGAATCTAGATTCCCCCTTTAACTCCCTTTTAGAAaggagattttatttttataaattgacaattttaactttttttccttatcatttaagcaattgagataatgtataaaataaattatcaatatattttcctttatctttatctcttcCTTTCCCGCCTAAACAACATTATCTTTTCCCgtcaaaacaacataaacagatAGACAACTCTGTTGATATATTCATTAACAAAGTTCTATTTAGGTTTCacttgtggaaaaaaaatagttagaagTGTTAGActatagttttaatgaatttgtcataatttatagtttatagtttatattttgtttttcattatttatttagaggaaattttttttttttttttaaatacacttATATTGGATTtacaaatctaaggatagaatgaaaaaaataaataattcaattaaagttCCTAGgaataaaccaaatattataATCTCACATTCTTAGGAATCTTATTAGATTCCCAATTAAACCAAACATAGAAATAGTTACATTCCTAGACATCCAGATTGCAATGCATCACATTCCTAGTAATCTg
This genomic stretch from Castanea sativa cultivar Marrone di Chiusa Pesio chromosome 1, ASM4071231v1 harbors:
- the LOC142642497 gene encoding uncharacterized protein LOC142642497, whose product is MAAASFRWILQLHKDVPKAARFYSEGLDLTVNVCTLRWAELQSGPLKLALMQSPNDHVVQNGYSSLLSFTVTDINRTVTKLMTLGAELDGPIKYEIHGKVAAMRCIDGHMLGLYEPL